A region of Leifsonia xyli DNA encodes the following proteins:
- a CDS encoding NADPH:quinone reductase: protein MKAVRFHQYGGPDELRYEDVDVPVPGRGEVRIRVAGAAFNPADNGIRSGNLREVIPVALPHTPGYDVSGTVDAVGPGVEGLAVGDAVIGFLPMVADGADAEYVIAPADALAAAPTSIPLADAAALPSVGLTAWQALFDDAGLEAAQRVLISGAGGAVGGYAVQLAKQAGAVVIATASPRSRVAVIAAGADEVIDHTSTDVVDAVAEPVDVLLNLAPISPDEFRALVGRVRDGGVVVSSTAWMPAPGDDARGVRAVNVFVRSDVEQLAELVARVDRGELRVQVDRRIPLSEVAALHAEAASGELRGKVVVVPDGE, encoded by the coding sequence ATGAAGGCAGTGCGCTTCCACCAGTACGGCGGCCCCGACGAGCTGCGCTACGAAGACGTCGACGTGCCGGTCCCCGGCCGCGGCGAAGTCCGCATCCGCGTGGCCGGCGCGGCGTTCAACCCGGCCGACAACGGCATCCGGAGTGGCAACCTGCGCGAGGTGATCCCGGTGGCGCTTCCGCACACTCCCGGCTACGACGTGTCGGGAACGGTCGACGCGGTCGGCCCCGGCGTCGAAGGACTCGCCGTGGGCGATGCGGTCATCGGATTCCTGCCGATGGTCGCCGACGGAGCGGACGCCGAGTACGTCATCGCACCGGCCGACGCGCTCGCCGCAGCCCCGACGAGCATCCCGCTCGCCGACGCGGCGGCCCTGCCGTCGGTGGGCCTGACCGCCTGGCAGGCGCTGTTCGACGACGCCGGGCTCGAGGCGGCCCAGCGGGTGCTGATCAGCGGCGCGGGAGGCGCGGTCGGCGGTTACGCGGTGCAGCTCGCGAAGCAGGCCGGGGCCGTCGTGATCGCGACGGCCAGCCCGCGCAGCCGCGTCGCGGTGATCGCCGCCGGTGCCGACGAGGTGATCGACCACACCAGCACCGATGTCGTCGACGCTGTCGCGGAGCCGGTGGATGTGCTGCTCAACCTGGCGCCCATCTCGCCCGACGAGTTCCGCGCCCTGGTGGGCCGCGTCCGGGACGGCGGGGTCGTCGTGAGCAGTACCGCGTGGATGCCCGCCCCCGGTGACGACGCGCGCGGCGTGCGCGCGGTGAATGTCTTCGTCCGCAGCGACGTGGAGCAGCTGGCCGAGCTGGTCGCGCGCGTGGACCGCGGTGAGCTGCGGGTGCAGGTCGACCGCCGCATCCCGCTCAGCGAGGTCGCCGCGCTGCACGCCGAGGCGGCGTCGGGCGAGCTCCGTGGCAAGGTGGTCGTCGTCCCGGACGGCGAGTGA
- a CDS encoding MarR family transcriptional regulator, giving the protein MPDTPPALDPAQLGAYFALIETASLLRHAVEQQLREAGDLSYVQFQLLARLGDAPDGSCGMTELADGVVYSRSGLTYQASLLEKAGLVTRGPAAEDERATTVTITAAGRARLAAVFPGHIEILNRMLFDSLSPDGTVELQQLLAPVVRHMRSLPPRSASTRRGRRG; this is encoded by the coding sequence ATGCCCGACACGCCTCCCGCCCTCGACCCGGCTCAGCTCGGCGCGTACTTCGCGTTGATCGAGACCGCGAGCCTCCTGCGTCACGCGGTCGAGCAGCAGCTGCGTGAGGCGGGCGATCTCAGCTACGTGCAGTTCCAGCTCCTGGCTCGGCTCGGGGACGCGCCGGACGGCAGCTGCGGGATGACGGAGCTCGCCGACGGCGTCGTCTACAGCCGCAGCGGCCTCACCTACCAGGCGAGCCTGCTCGAGAAGGCGGGCCTGGTCACGCGCGGTCCGGCGGCCGAGGACGAGCGCGCCACCACCGTCACCATCACCGCTGCGGGCCGGGCAAGGCTGGCCGCGGTGTTCCCGGGGCACATCGAGATCCTCAATCGGATGCTGTTCGACTCCCTCTCGCCCGACGGGACGGTCGAACTGCAGCAGCTGCTCGCCCCGGTGGTCCGCCACATGCGCTCGCTGCCGCCGCGCTCCGCATCCACGCGGCGCGGCCGGCGCGGCTGA
- a CDS encoding DNA polymerase domain-containing protein: MSPSSKSETFLDVDGEEVRISSPEKVVFPEPGLTKLDLARYYIAVSEGALRGAGGRPMVLKRFVKGLSQEPFFQKRVPEGHPPYIDTATLHYARGTSAEEAVVRNAAGLAWVSNLGCLDLNPHPVRAEDLDHPDELRVDLDPMPGVDWSQIVDVAFIAQDVLTDHGLVGWPKTSGSRGLHILVRIAPQWTFADLRLAAETLAREVENRAPGLATARWWKEERGESVFVDFNQNAKDRTVASAYSIRPLPDARVSTPLDWDEVRSRRPEEFTVRTVLERFAERGDAHAGIDETVGSLDGLLALARELGPAEKPPRSGDGEGRRVSQMPLIEVARTKTKPEALEALDRWKAENPDAAGKLHPADELVDGMRGSSSLWYRVRINLQHVPEAERPEQGALLADYDPWAGRGPAGAGQG, from the coding sequence ATGAGCCCCTCGTCGAAGTCGGAGACCTTCCTGGATGTGGACGGCGAGGAGGTGCGCATCTCCAGCCCCGAGAAGGTCGTCTTCCCGGAGCCCGGCCTGACCAAGCTCGATCTCGCGCGCTACTACATCGCCGTCTCGGAGGGTGCGCTGCGCGGCGCCGGCGGGCGTCCGATGGTGCTGAAGCGGTTCGTGAAGGGCCTGTCGCAGGAGCCGTTCTTCCAGAAGCGGGTGCCCGAGGGCCACCCGCCGTACATCGACACCGCCACCCTCCACTACGCCCGCGGCACCTCTGCCGAGGAGGCCGTCGTCCGGAACGCGGCCGGGCTGGCGTGGGTGTCGAATCTCGGATGCCTCGACCTCAACCCGCACCCCGTCCGGGCCGAGGACCTCGACCATCCCGACGAGCTCCGCGTGGACCTGGACCCCATGCCGGGCGTCGACTGGTCGCAGATCGTGGATGTGGCGTTCATCGCGCAGGACGTCCTCACCGATCACGGACTCGTCGGCTGGCCGAAGACGAGCGGATCGCGCGGACTGCACATCCTGGTCCGCATCGCACCGCAATGGACGTTCGCCGACCTGCGTCTCGCGGCCGAGACGCTGGCCCGCGAGGTGGAGAACCGCGCGCCGGGGCTGGCCACGGCGCGCTGGTGGAAGGAGGAGCGGGGAGAGAGCGTCTTCGTCGACTTCAACCAGAACGCGAAGGACCGGACAGTCGCGTCGGCGTACTCGATCCGCCCCCTCCCGGACGCGCGCGTCTCTACGCCGCTCGATTGGGACGAGGTGCGCTCACGGCGCCCCGAGGAATTCACGGTGCGGACCGTGCTGGAGCGTTTCGCCGAGCGCGGCGACGCGCACGCCGGCATCGACGAGACCGTCGGGTCGCTGGACGGCCTGCTCGCTCTCGCGCGCGAACTCGGTCCGGCGGAGAAGCCGCCCCGCTCGGGCGACGGCGAGGGCCGCCGGGTCTCCCAGATGCCGCTGATCGAGGTCGCCCGCACCAAGACGAAGCCGGAGGCGCTGGAGGCGCTCGACCGCTGGAAGGCGGAGAATCCGGACGCCGCGGGCAAACTCCATCCCGCGGACGAACTGGTCGACGGCATGCGCGGCTCGAGCTCGCTCTGGTACCGCGTGCGGATCAACCTGCAGCACGTGCCGGAGGCGGAGCGCCCGGAGCAGGGCGCGCTGCTGGCCGACTACGACCCGTGGGCCGGGCGCGGTCCGGCAGGCGCCGGGCAGGGCTGA
- a CDS encoding sugar ABC transporter ATP-binding protein, with translation MDSKGPKVNTITETRTPVLAARRLVKTYGHVVGLDGVSLELYAGEVLAIIGDNGAGKTTLIKCLTGAEIPDEGEIRLDGELVHFRRPQDAREAGIETVYQSLAVSPALDVAANMYLGRELRRPGFLGSVLRMVDTKTMRQRAKAELTELGISTLQDVAVPIENLSGGQRQAVAVARAAAFGSKVVVLDEPTAALGVRESNQVLDLIKRLRDKGVPVILISHNMPHVFEVADRIHIQRLGKRAATITPESHSMTEAVAIMTGAQKE, from the coding sequence GTGGATTCGAAAGGTCCGAAAGTGAACACCATCACCGAAACCCGCACCCCGGTCCTGGCCGCCCGCCGGCTGGTGAAGACCTACGGACACGTCGTGGGACTGGACGGCGTCAGCCTCGAGCTCTACGCGGGGGAGGTTCTCGCGATCATCGGCGACAACGGCGCAGGCAAGACGACGCTGATCAAGTGCCTCACCGGCGCCGAGATCCCGGATGAGGGCGAGATCCGGCTCGACGGCGAGCTCGTCCACTTCCGCCGGCCGCAGGATGCGCGCGAAGCGGGCATCGAGACCGTCTACCAGTCGCTCGCCGTGTCCCCCGCTCTGGATGTGGCCGCGAACATGTACCTCGGACGCGAGCTCCGCCGCCCGGGATTCCTGGGCTCCGTGCTGCGGATGGTCGACACGAAGACGATGCGTCAGCGCGCGAAGGCGGAGTTGACGGAGCTCGGCATCTCGACCCTGCAGGACGTCGCCGTCCCGATCGAGAACCTCTCCGGAGGCCAGCGCCAGGCCGTCGCCGTGGCGCGCGCCGCCGCGTTCGGCTCCAAGGTGGTCGTCCTCGATGAACCGACGGCCGCGCTGGGCGTCCGCGAGTCCAACCAGGTCCTGGACCTGATCAAGCGCCTCCGCGACAAGGGCGTCCCCGTCATCCTGATCAGCCACAACATGCCGCACGTGTTCGAGGTGGCCGACCGCATCCACATCCAGCGTCTCGGCAAGCGTGCGGCGACGATCACGCCGGAGTCCCACTCCATGACCGAGGCCGTCGCGATCATGACGGGGGCCCAGAAGGAATGA
- a CDS encoding ABC transporter permease — protein sequence MSNTNATSSPPTSSLNLASEFINRQTPMMRVRAVLHRYPAISPAIVLVLSIIVFGAINPRFLAPTNLSLITQQVAVIGTLGVAETLVILTAGIDLSVGAAMVLSSIVMGNAAVSFGLPGIVALLLGLVTGLATGVINGLLVTRLNLPPFIVTLGTLSIFTALTLLISSGATVQGNTMPAILTWTGLTLKIFGVDITFGVLLMVLLYLVMSFVLGRTSWGRHVYAVGDDKEAARLTGIRVSRVLLSVYIVAGAVVALTAWIQIGRDFGSSPNAAVDANLNAITAVVIGGTSLFGGRGNIWGTLLGALIVGVFRNGLALAGLDVLYQTLAVGVLVIVAVSIDQWIRKVRK from the coding sequence ATGTCAAACACCAACGCGACGTCTTCGCCTCCCACGTCATCGCTGAATCTCGCCAGCGAGTTCATCAACCGCCAGACGCCGATGATGCGCGTCCGCGCTGTCCTCCACCGCTACCCCGCCATCAGCCCGGCGATCGTCCTGGTGCTGTCCATCATCGTCTTCGGCGCGATCAACCCGCGGTTCCTCGCGCCGACGAACTTGTCGCTGATCACGCAGCAGGTCGCCGTCATCGGCACCCTGGGTGTCGCAGAGACCCTGGTGATCCTCACCGCCGGCATCGACCTCTCGGTCGGCGCGGCGATGGTCCTCAGCTCGATCGTCATGGGCAACGCGGCGGTGAGCTTCGGCCTCCCGGGTATCGTCGCACTGCTCCTCGGCCTCGTCACGGGCCTTGCCACCGGGGTCATCAACGGCCTCCTCGTCACCCGGCTGAACCTTCCGCCGTTCATCGTCACGCTCGGGACGCTGAGCATCTTCACCGCCCTGACCCTCCTGATCTCCAGCGGCGCGACCGTCCAGGGCAACACGATGCCCGCCATCCTCACCTGGACCGGTCTGACCCTCAAGATCTTCGGAGTCGACATCACGTTCGGCGTACTGCTCATGGTCCTGCTCTACCTCGTGATGTCCTTCGTCCTCGGGCGCACGTCGTGGGGCCGCCATGTCTACGCGGTCGGCGACGACAAGGAGGCGGCACGCCTGACGGGTATCCGCGTCAGCCGCGTCCTCCTCAGCGTCTACATCGTCGCCGGCGCCGTGGTCGCGCTGACGGCCTGGATCCAGATCGGCCGCGACTTCGGCTCCAGCCCGAACGCCGCGGTCGACGCCAACCTCAACGCGATCACCGCCGTGGTCATCGGCGGGACCAGCCTGTTCGGCGGTCGCGGCAACATCTGGGGCACCCTGCTCGGTGCTCTCATCGTCGGCGTGTTCCGCAACGGTCTCGCGCTCGCCGGACTCGACGTTCTCTACCAGACCCTCGCGGTCGGCGTCCTCGTCATCGTCGCGGTCTCCATCGACCAGTGGATTCGAAAGGTCCGAAAGTGA
- a CDS encoding sugar ABC transporter has product MPTRFPRRPRTVVFASLAMAAAVAATMTACSSGGAGSTAGPNDEVGVSLIVKTTSNPYFVAMETAAKADAKKNNVKLTLAAGKKDGDTDTQIQAIENAISRGDKGILITPAGPAVNNEIAKARHAGLYVIALDTVPTPPDTVDITYATDNYAAGQSIGKWMAGTLDGKKAVIAMIDLFSDQVVSVDVDRDHGFLNGMGIDVGDKKKNGGEKSSGKYTGGTGGEYEIVGHQPSQGAEDGGRTAMETLLSKNPDINVVYTINEPAAYGAYQALKAAGKQDSVTIVSIDGGCTGVGYVKDGILGATAQQYPSKMASLGMEAIAKIARGGEKPKTSDGLDFFNTGSTLITNKPVDGLDSVDATKGATTCWAN; this is encoded by the coding sequence ATGCCCACCCGATTCCCGCGTCGACCTCGTACGGTCGTGTTCGCATCCCTCGCGATGGCTGCGGCCGTCGCCGCCACCATGACGGCGTGCTCCTCCGGAGGAGCGGGCTCCACGGCCGGCCCGAACGACGAGGTCGGCGTCTCGCTCATCGTGAAGACCACGAGCAACCCGTACTTCGTCGCGATGGAGACAGCCGCCAAGGCCGACGCGAAGAAGAACAACGTCAAGCTGACCCTCGCCGCAGGCAAGAAGGACGGCGACACCGACACCCAGATCCAGGCGATCGAGAACGCCATCTCTCGCGGCGACAAGGGCATCCTGATCACTCCGGCCGGCCCCGCGGTGAACAACGAGATCGCGAAGGCCCGGCACGCGGGCCTCTACGTCATCGCGCTCGACACGGTGCCCACCCCGCCCGATACCGTCGACATCACGTACGCCACCGACAACTACGCCGCCGGCCAGTCCATCGGCAAGTGGATGGCCGGGACGCTCGACGGCAAGAAGGCCGTCATCGCGATGATCGACCTCTTCTCCGACCAGGTCGTCTCGGTCGACGTCGACCGCGACCACGGCTTCCTCAACGGGATGGGCATCGACGTCGGCGACAAGAAGAAGAACGGCGGCGAGAAATCCTCCGGGAAGTACACCGGCGGCACCGGCGGCGAGTACGAGATCGTCGGCCACCAGCCCTCGCAGGGCGCCGAGGACGGCGGCCGCACCGCGATGGAGACGCTGCTGTCGAAGAACCCCGACATCAACGTCGTCTACACGATCAACGAGCCCGCCGCCTACGGCGCGTACCAGGCGCTGAAGGCCGCAGGCAAGCAGGACAGCGTCACCATCGTCAGCATCGACGGCGGCTGCACCGGCGTCGGCTACGTGAAGGATGGCATCCTGGGCGCGACTGCGCAGCAGTACCCCTCGAAGATGGCGTCGCTCGGAATGGAGGCGATCGCGAAGATCGCCCGCGGCGGCGAGAAGCCGAAGACCTCCGACGGCCTCGACTTCTTCAACACGGGGTCGACCCTGATCACGAACAAGCCGGTGGACGGGCTGGACAGCGTGGACGCGACCAAGGGCGCGACCACCTGCTGGGCCAACTGA
- a CDS encoding transcriptional regulator: protein MALTELLPLRDLQACCAPITREVISEENAISVARAMKALGDPARLRLLSMVAAHDDGEACVCDLTEPLGLSQPTVSHHLKILVEAGYLSRSKRGTWAYYRIVPGSLDAASSFLASV, encoded by the coding sequence ATGGCGCTGACCGAACTCCTGCCGCTGCGTGACCTCCAGGCTTGCTGTGCCCCCATCACGAGGGAAGTGATCAGCGAGGAGAACGCCATTTCTGTGGCCCGGGCGATGAAGGCTCTCGGCGACCCAGCCCGCCTCCGACTGCTCTCGATGGTGGCTGCGCACGACGACGGGGAGGCCTGCGTCTGCGACTTGACGGAACCGCTGGGGCTCTCCCAGCCAACGGTGTCGCACCACCTCAAGATCCTCGTGGAAGCGGGCTACTTGAGCCGCTCGAAGCGCGGCACGTGGGCGTACTACCGCATCGTGCCGGGTTCGCTGGACGCGGCCTCCTCGTTCTTGGCGTCCGTCTGA